Below is a window of candidate division WOR-1 bacterium RIFOXYB2_FULL_36_35 DNA.
TTGAACGCAGTACGGGATTAAATGAATACATAGAATCTGGAACAAAAATAGAAGGTCTTTTATCCCAGCAGTTGCTTACCACAATATTTAATAATAAATCGGCTCTTCATGACGGCGCGGTGATTATTCATGGAGATAGAATTTTGGCGGCAGGATCTCTTTTACCTTTATCCGAATCAAGATTGCTCGATAAAAGGTTGGGAACAAGGCATAGGGCTGCTGTTGGTCTATCTGAAATTACAGATGCGATAGTTATCGTTATTTCTGAAATGAACGGTACCATCTCAATAGCAGAGAACGGCTATTTAACAAGGTTTTTAACTCGCGAAATGCTGGAGGAAAAGCTTTTTTCTCTTTATCGTGAGCAGTATTCAAAGGTTGATTTTACTTTACCATGGCGAAAAAAGAAAAAATAACTTCTAGGTCACTTATATCTTCTAAACAGTCTAAAAAAAAGATAGCGATGCTGACAGCTTATGATTCTCTTATGGCTTCTGTTTTGGATGAGTCGGGGATTGATGTTATCCTAGTAGGCGATTCTTTGGGAGATGTTATGTTAGGGTACAGGAACACCCTTCCTGTGACAATGACAGAGATGATAATTCATGTTCAGGCTGTTTCCAGGGTAGTTACGCATGCCCTCGTTGTTGCAGATATGCCCTTTGGTTCTTTCCAGCATGATAGTGACCTGGCTGTAAAAAACGCGATAGATTTGGTTAAAGCGGGAGGAGAAGCTGTAAAGGTTGAAGGGGTGGGGTATGTTGAGACAATTAAACAAATTATAAAAGCGGGCATTCCTGTAATGGGGCATTTAGGGTTTACTCCCCAATCTGTTAATTTATTAGGTTACAAAATTCATGGTAGGGACAAAAAGGGGGGAAATAAACTATTGAAAGAGGCAAAAACACTTGAAAAAGCGGGGTGTTTTGCTATAGTTTTGGAACTTGTTGACCCTGAAACGGCTAAGAAGATATCAAAAGCATTGAAGATTCCTGTAATTGGGATCGGTTCGGGTGATAGCTGTGACGGACAGGTTTTAGTGACATATGATATGCTGGGAATGTATCCGAATCCCCCGGGATTTGTTAAAAAATATGCGAATCTTAGAGAAGTTATTAAATTGGCTGTAAAAAAGTATATTGGTGAGATAAAATGTAAATTGTAGTTTGTCTCTTGCGATTGTAATTTGTATTTTGCAAATTACAAACTACAAAAAACTAATTACTAATCCTGCCCCCGTAGCTCAGATGGATAGAGCATCGGTTTCCTAAACCGGTGGCCGCACGTTCGAATCGTGTCGGGGGCATATTGGCTTATGGCTTATAGCTTATGGCTTATAGCTTATGGCTTATAGCTAGCAAGCAGCTTATACTGAAGGAGGGGAACTTATGAGTAATATTGTTCTTATAGGTTTTATGGGGACTGGTAAATCTGATGTTGGGAAAAAAGTCGCGGAACAGTTAGGATTTTCTTATCTTGATACTGATGAAGTTATAGAGAAAACCGAAAAGAAGAAAATTAACGATATTTTTAAAGAAAACGGAGAGAGGTATTTTCGTGATTTGGAGACGGAAGTCATAAGAACTCTTCAAGATTATGACCGTTTTGTAATTGCTACAGGCGGCGGAATGGTTTTACGTCCTGAAAATGTTCAAATGCTTAAGCAAATTGGGCCTCTTATACTCCTTTATACCAAACCGGAAGTCATTTTTGAAAGGGTCAAATTTGTCAAGAATAGACCTTTAATTGAAGAGGGGGATAAGCAGGAGAGGATAAGAGAGATTTTAAAAAAGCGCGAGCCTCTTTATGAAAAAGTTGCGGATTATAAAATTGATACATCCAATCTTACTATTGATAAAGTAGTGAAGAAAGTTATAGAATATTTTAAAGAGTTAAACAATATTGCCTTGGAAAATAAATAGTATTATGAAAAAAATAAAAGTTGATTTAAATGATAGAAGCTATGATATTATTTCTGGTTCAGGGATTATTAAAGAAATAAAACAATACGTTGAAAATCTTAAATTTTCTAAAATAGTTATTATCACAGATACAAATGTCGCCAAACTTTATGGTTTAAGATTGCTCAAATTATTAAAACCTTACAAAGCTTTTATCGTAAATATTCCGCCGGGGGAGGATTTCAAAAAGCTTTATACTGTTTCTGCTGTTTATGATCAGATGGCAACATTAAAACTTCACAGAGATACCCTTTTGATTGCTTTTGGTGGGGGAGTAGTCGGGGATTTGGCGGGATTTGCGGCTGCAACTTATATGAGGGGGATTTATTTTATTCAGATCCCGACAACTTTATTGGCGCAGGTTGATGCTTCAATTGGCGGTAAAACAGGTGTCGATCATGCCTCTTGTAAAAATTTGATAGGAGCTTTTTATCAGCCTAAATTTGTTTTAATAGACACAGATTTTTTAAAGACTCTTCCTATGAGAGAGATAAAGACGGGCTTAGCTGAAGTTGTGAAATATGGAATTATAAAAGATCCGGAGTTGTTTGAACTTTTAGAGGCAAATCCCAAAACTACACCTGATTTTTGGATAGAGATTGTAAGGCGTTGTGCTGCTATAAAAGCGGAAGTTGTTTCAAAAGATGAGAAAGAATCTCATTTGAGAATGATTTTGAACTTTGGACATACGTTTGGGCATGCGATTGAGTCTTTGACCAATTATTCGACGTATACCCATGGTGAAGCAATTGCCATAGGAATGTTTGCTGCTTCAAATCTTGCTTTTAAATTAGAAATGCTGAAAGAAAAAGATTTGATCAGAATTGTCTCTTTAATTTCCAGGCTTGGTTTGCCGACAAAATGTGATTTAAAGGCTTCTGATATTATTAAAACTTTATATATGGATAAAAAGGCAAAGTCTGGGAAAGCACGTTTTGTTTTGCCGGTAAAGATCGGAAAAGTTGTTGTGGTTGATAATGTGTCTGACAAGAAATTAAAAGAGGCTTTTTCCTCACTCCCAGTTTGTTAGTTTCTGGTTTTATCGAGAATAATCGGGGTTTAACTCATTGTAGTTTTTGATATAACTGTAATTAACCCCTTCATAGTTTGCCATAAAGGTTGTTAATTGCTGTTGAGATAATGATGTTCCTATTACAACAATATTTTTTACTCCAGCGCTAATAAGAGCTGTAATCCCTGAAAGACTATCTTCGAATCCTAAACAAATGTTAGCCTGAACTCGCATTTTTTCCATAGATAGAAAATATCCTTCGGGGGCTGGTTTTGGTATTTTAACATTTTCTTTTGATATGATTGACCCAAAACTGGCTTGATCAATTCCTAATATTTTTAAAACCATATTTACTTCTATTCTTGGGGAAGAAGTAATAAGCCCTTTTTGGCAACTTAAAGATTGGAAAAAAGTTCTAAATCCTGGAATTTCAACATCTTTAAGTGGCGCCTGTTGAAGGAAGCTTCTATATGCTTCAGATTTTATTTTGTAGATTTCATTAGGAGATTTTCTTCTTTGTGTTTGTTGTAGTAGTTGTTGTGATAATTGCTCTGCAGTTACCATCCCTGATATTCCGGGGATTCTTTCTTTTGAAATACTATCGGAAGAGATTCCCAGATGATGACAAACTTTAACCCATGCTTGTATATGTAATGGCTCTGTACAAATGATTGTTCCATCCATATCAAAAAGAATTGATTTATTTCTGCCATGAAAAAAGGCTGCCGGTACAACTCTCATATGTTTATAACTCCTTTTCCCTTAGATTTTTTTATCAACGAATTCATCGCAGAATTTCAACTATAAACCCCGATTATTCACCCCGATTAGGATAATCGGGGTTCATACCTCGAGTAAATGTTTCTTAATTTGTTAGTATCTGGTTTTATCGTGAATAATCGGGGTAAATATGATAAAATCAAAAACAAATGAAACCGATTCAAGAACAATTAAATATTATCAAACGCGGAATTGTTGAACTTATTCCCGAAAATGAGCTTGTAGAAAAACTTAAAAAAGGAAAACCTCTCAAAATTAAATTTGGAGCCGACCCTTCCGCGCCTGATATCCACCTGGGCCATACAGTTGTCCTAAATAAACTAAAACAACTTCAAGATCTAGGCCATGAAATAATTTTCTTGATAGGCGATTTTACCGCTATGATAGGGGATCCGACCGGTAAATCGGAAACAAGAAAGGCTCTTTCGAAAGAAGAGATAGAAAAGAATGCTAAAACCTATCAAGATCAGGTTTTTAAGATTCTTGACAAGTCAAAAACAGGGGTTGTCTACAATAGTAAATGGTTTAAAAAAATGACTTTTGAGGATTCCATAAAATTATCAAGTAAGTATACAGTTGCCAGAATGCTTGAGCGGAATGATTTTGAGAAGAGATTTAAAAATGAACAGTCGATCGCAGTCCATGAATTTAGTTATCCGTTGATGCAGGGGTATGATTCTGTTGTGCTGGACTCTGACCTTGAAGTTGGAGGGACAGATCAGAAATTTAACATGCTTGTGGGGCGTGAGCTCCAAAGAGAATATGGTAAACAGCCTCAAGTTGTTCTTACTATGCCTATTCTTGAAGGGTTAGACGGTATACAGAAAATGAGCAAATCCTTAGGGAATTACATCGGTGTTACAGAAGAGGCCGATAAGATGTTTGCAAAGATTATGTCGATTTCAGATGAGCTTATGGTTCGTTACTACGAGCTTTTAACCGATGTTGAGCTTGAAAAGATAAGAGTTATGCATCCTATGGAGGCAAAAAAGCAGCTTGGCAGGATAATTGTTGCCCGTTTTCATTCGGAAAAAGATGCACAAAAAGCGCAAGAGGCTTTTGAATCTCTTTTTTCAAGAAAAGAATTGCCAGGTGATATTCCATTAAAAACTTTCAAAGAGAGAAATCTCGAAATTATCAGGGTTTTAGTCGATACAGGCTTAGCTTCATCAAATGGGGAGGCAAAAAGGCTTATAAAACAAAACGGGGTTAAAATTGATGAGAAAGTCTTTTCAGAAGAAAAAGGGCTGTTGGATTTAACCTCTGAAAGAGTAATACAGGTTGGCAGACGAAAATTTGTGAGGGTGAAATGCGAATAGGTTTTGGATATGACGCTCATAAATTAGTAAAAGGCCGTAAGCTTATTCTTGGCGGAGTTGAGATCCCAAATGACAAGGGACTTCTTGGCCATTCTGATGCCGATGTTTTAATTCATGCAATAATTGACGCTTTGATTGGAGCTATTGGTGCGGGGAGCATTGGAGATTTTTTCCCCGATACAGACCCAAAATATAAAGATGTCTTTAGTCTTGAATTGTTATCACAAATAGTAAAAGAAATTGACAAAAAAGGTTTTGCGGTAAACAATGTTGACACTACGGTCGTTTGTCAGTCTCCAAAACTGAAAGATCATATAAGTAGTATGCGAGAGATCTTGGCTGGAGTTTTGGGGATAGATATTTCACATATTAATATTAAGGGAAAGACTGAGGAGGGGATGGGTTTTACCGGACGAGGCGAAGGGATTTCGGCATATGCGGTTGTGTTGATTCATAAAAAGGTATAATCATAGAATATGTCAGAATATAAACTCCAGGAGATTGAAATAAAATGGCAAAAGAAATGGGAAGAGAGTAATATTTTTGCTACGACTGAAGGAGAAAAGAAATTTTATAATCTTGTTATGTTTCCCTATCCTTCAGGGAATATCCACATGGGACACGTCCGCAATTATGCAATAGGAGATATTGTCGCCCGTTTTAAGAGGATGTCCGGATTTAATGTGTTAAATCCTATAGGTTGGGATGCGTTTGGGATGCCTGCTGAAAATGCTGCAATAAAACATAACTCTCATCCAGAATCATGGACAGATAAGTGCGTGGAGAGGATGAGAATTCAGCTTAAAAGGCTTGGCCTTTCCTATGATTGGGATCGAGAGGTTAATACAAGTAAATCTGATTATTATAAATTTACCCAGTGGATGTTTCTTTTAATGTATGAGAGAGGGTTGGCCCATAGAAAAGAATCTTCGGTAAACTGGTGCCCAAAATGTGAAACAGTTCTTGCAAATGAACAGGTAAAAGATGGTTCCTGCTGGCGTTGTGATTCTCTTGTTGAGGAGAGAAAACTTACGCAATGGTTTTTTAAAATTACAGAATATGCGGACAGGCTTTTAAATGATCTTGAAAAACTTGGTGGTTGGCCTGAATCTGTTAAACTGATGCAAAAAAATTGGATAGGAAAGTCGGAAGGATTGGAAATTCAATTTCCAACATCTAAACAGAAGCTAAAAGTTTTTACGACTCGCCCTGATACTATTTTTGGTGTGACCTATATGGTATTGGCTCCCGAGCATCCCCTGACGGAAGAACTTTCGAAAGGGACAGAGCAGGAAGAAGCGGTAAAAAAATACCAAGAAAAAGTAAGGCATGAATCGGTTCACGACAGAACTGTAAAAAAAGCAAAAGATGGAGTTTTTACCGGAGGATATGCGATTAATCCCGCAAACGGCGAGAAGATACCTGTTTGGACATCTGATTACGTCCTGATGGAATACGGGACAGGCGCTGTTATGGCGGTTCCCGCCCATGATGGGAGAGATTTTGAGTTTGCTAAACAGAATAATTTGCCAATGAAGATTGTGATTTGTTCTAATTATCCGGATCCAACGTGTCCTATTCTTACAGAAGCTTTTGAAGGTGAAGGCTATATGGTTGATTCCGCTCAGTTTAACGGCCAAAAAAGTTCTGAAGCGCTCGATAATATAGGTGATTGGCTTGAAGGAGAGGGGGTTGCCAGGTGGATTGTAAACTACAAACTCCGTGATTGGCTGATTTCCCGCCAGCGTTATTGGGGTGCTCCGATACCGATTGTTTACTGTGATAAATGTGGCATTGTCCCTGTTAAAAAAGAGGATCTTCCTGTTAAGCTTCCAACTGATGTCAAGTTTACGGGGGAGGGGGGCTCGCCGCTAAAAACCTCTCAAGAATTTTTAAATACGAAATGTCCGATTTGCGGCGGTGATGCAATTCGTGAAACAGATACTCTTGATACTTTTAATTGTTCATCCTGGTATTATTTCAGATATTGTGATCCTAAAAATAGCCATGAGCCATTTAGCCATAAGCTGGCAGCTAACTGGATGCCTGTTGATCAATACATAGG
It encodes the following:
- a CDS encoding TIGR00159 family protein, with the protein product MHLRWILDLIDVLIVTVFLYYILLWLRGTRAANLIRGIIILLFAFATARILGLNTINWFFEKFAAAILVVLIIVFQPELRRALEQLGRGRFVTRLGFTPQPSSWFIRTLVRAIEQLSEEKTGGLIVLERSTGLNEYIESGTKIEGLLSQQLLTTIFNNKSALHDGAVIIHGDRILAAGSLLPLSESRLLDKRLGTRHRAAVGLSEITDAIVIVISEMNGTISIAENGYLTRFLTREMLEEKLFSLYREQYSKVDFTLPWRKKKK
- a CDS encoding 3-methyl-2-oxobutanoate hydroxymethyltransferase, coding for MAKKEKITSRSLISSKQSKKKIAMLTAYDSLMASVLDESGIDVILVGDSLGDVMLGYRNTLPVTMTEMIIHVQAVSRVVTHALVVADMPFGSFQHDSDLAVKNAIDLVKAGGEAVKVEGVGYVETIKQIIKAGIPVMGHLGFTPQSVNLLGYKIHGRDKKGGNKLLKEAKTLEKAGCFAIVLELVDPETAKKISKALKIPVIGIGSGDSCDGQVLVTYDMLGMYPNPPGFVKKYANLREVIKLAVKKYIGEIKCKL
- a CDS encoding 3-dehydroquinate synthase, encoding MKKIKVDLNDRSYDIISGSGIIKEIKQYVENLKFSKIVIITDTNVAKLYGLRLLKLLKPYKAFIVNIPPGEDFKKLYTVSAVYDQMATLKLHRDTLLIAFGGGVVGDLAGFAAATYMRGIYFIQIPTTLLAQVDASIGGKTGVDHASCKNLIGAFYQPKFVLIDTDFLKTLPMREIKTGLAEVVKYGIIKDPELFELLEANPKTTPDFWIEIVRRCAAIKAEVVSKDEKESHLRMILNFGHTFGHAIESLTNYSTYTHGEAIAIGMFAASNLAFKLEMLKEKDLIRIVSLISRLGLPTKCDLKASDIIKTLYMDKKAKSGKARFVLPVKIGKVVVVDNVSDKKLKEAFSSLPVC
- a CDS encoding tyrosine--tRNA ligase, whose amino-acid sequence is MKPIQEQLNIIKRGIVELIPENELVEKLKKGKPLKIKFGADPSAPDIHLGHTVVLNKLKQLQDLGHEIIFLIGDFTAMIGDPTGKSETRKALSKEEIEKNAKTYQDQVFKILDKSKTGVVYNSKWFKKMTFEDSIKLSSKYTVARMLERNDFEKRFKNEQSIAVHEFSYPLMQGYDSVVLDSDLEVGGTDQKFNMLVGRELQREYGKQPQVVLTMPILEGLDGIQKMSKSLGNYIGVTEEADKMFAKIMSISDELMVRYYELLTDVELEKIRVMHPMEAKKQLGRIIVARFHSEKDAQKAQEAFESLFSRKELPGDIPLKTFKERNLEIIRVLVDTGLASSNGEAKRLIKQNGVKIDEKVFSEEKGLLDLTSERVIQVGRRKFVRVKCE
- a CDS encoding 2-C-methyl-D-erythritol 2,4-cyclodiphosphate synthase, producing the protein MRIGFGYDAHKLVKGRKLILGGVEIPNDKGLLGHSDADVLIHAIIDALIGAIGAGSIGDFFPDTDPKYKDVFSLELLSQIVKEIDKKGFAVNNVDTTVVCQSPKLKDHISSMREILAGVLGIDISHINIKGKTEEGMGFTGRGEGISAYAVVLIHKKV
- a CDS encoding leucine--tRNA ligase, producing the protein MSEYKLQEIEIKWQKKWEESNIFATTEGEKKFYNLVMFPYPSGNIHMGHVRNYAIGDIVARFKRMSGFNVLNPIGWDAFGMPAENAAIKHNSHPESWTDKCVERMRIQLKRLGLSYDWDREVNTSKSDYYKFTQWMFLLMYERGLAHRKESSVNWCPKCETVLANEQVKDGSCWRCDSLVEERKLTQWFFKITEYADRLLNDLEKLGGWPESVKLMQKNWIGKSEGLEIQFPTSKQKLKVFTTRPDTIFGVTYMVLAPEHPLTEELSKGTEQEEAVKKYQEKVRHESVHDRTVKKAKDGVFTGGYAINPANGEKIPVWTSDYVLMEYGTGAVMAVPAHDGRDFEFAKQNNLPMKIVICSNYPDPTCPILTEAFEGEGYMVDSAQFNGQKSSEALDNIGDWLEGEGVARWIVNYKLRDWLISRQRYWGAPIPIVYCDKCGIVPVKKEDLPVKLPTDVKFTGEGGSPLKTSQEFLNTKCPICGGDAIRETDTLDTFNCSSWYYFRYCDPKNSHEPFSHKLAANWMPVDQYIGGIEHAILHLLYSRFFTKVLFDAGYSNVDEPFSNLLTQGMVIKDGAKMSKSRGNVVDPDDIVNKYGADTARLFILFASPPTRELEWSDTAVEGAFRFLNRVYRLIESRNQKTDSNNEKTKKKTHQMIKAVTEDIESFSFNTAIAKLMELTNAFYDTKDDIGKWELEQLVLMLSPFAPHLAEELWVMLGNDGFVCSQVWPVFDSKIIIEDEMTIPVQVNGRLRDTIIVSVNDSKENIEKLALKSEKAQNFLSGKQVVKVIYVPKKLINFVVK